A single Filimonas effusa DNA region contains:
- a CDS encoding glycosyltransferase family 4 protein, giving the protein MAKIILDCDPMRFPYSGLYYYCLNLGLHINQLLAKQNQEPMNFYVPPSQQTAFGAPGIHIVKSKWHKLPYFRAFLNDCKVWHAPFQMGRIMPAVQKNRNTKLVLTIHDLNFLHEGKPLSKQQQNLEHVQNNISKSDAIVCISEFTKQDVLNNCDVGNKLVRVIHNGVNVDNTMPLTPRAYTPRKPFLFGIGYLNSKKNYHVLLPLLKETPEYELVLAGKIDDQDYVEAMRQKAVELGISNRLHIIGTVSDEDRAWYFKNCNAFLHPSLAEGFGIPIVEAMYFGKPVFLSDRTSIPEIAGDLGFYFRSFEPEHMTLTFKNGMEKFKTSSGMSQSLQQKARSFSWEKAAREYLALYQSLC; this is encoded by the coding sequence ATGGCTAAAATTATTCTTGATTGTGATCCCATGCGCTTCCCGTATTCCGGGCTTTATTACTATTGCCTCAACCTCGGCCTCCATATAAATCAACTGCTGGCTAAGCAAAACCAGGAGCCGATGAACTTCTATGTACCGCCATCACAACAAACTGCCTTTGGTGCTCCCGGTATCCATATCGTTAAAAGCAAATGGCATAAACTCCCTTATTTCAGGGCCTTCCTCAACGATTGTAAGGTCTGGCATGCTCCTTTCCAAATGGGACGCATCATGCCCGCAGTACAAAAGAACAGGAACACGAAGCTGGTACTCACTATTCATGACCTTAACTTTCTTCACGAAGGAAAGCCGCTAAGCAAACAACAGCAAAACCTGGAACATGTTCAAAATAATATCAGCAAAAGTGACGCCATAGTTTGTATCTCTGAATTTACTAAACAGGACGTTCTCAATAACTGTGATGTGGGAAATAAACTTGTGCGGGTGATTCATAACGGCGTAAATGTGGATAACACCATGCCTCTTACCCCCCGGGCTTATACGCCACGCAAGCCCTTTCTCTTCGGTATCGGCTATTTGAACAGTAAAAAAAATTACCATGTGCTGCTGCCATTGTTAAAAGAAACCCCTGAATACGAACTGGTCCTGGCTGGTAAAATCGACGACCAGGATTATGTTGAAGCAATGCGCCAGAAAGCGGTAGAACTGGGCATCAGCAACCGCCTGCACATTATCGGCACCGTCTCCGACGAAGACCGGGCCTGGTATTTTAAGAATTGTAACGCATTCCTGCATCCCTCTCTGGCCGAAGGCTTCGGCATCCCCATCGTAGAAGCCATGTATTTCGGTAAACCCGTATTCCTGTCCGATAGAACATCTATTCCCGAAATAGCAGGTGACCTGGGCTTCTATTTCCGCTCTTTTGAACCGGAACATATGACCCTCACCTTTAAAAATGGCATGGAAAAATTCAAAACCAGCTCCGGTATGTCCCAATCTTTGCAGCAGAAAGCCCGCTCTTTTAGCTGGGAAAAAGCCGCCCGCGAATACCTGGCGCTCTACCAATCCCTCTGCTGA
- a CDS encoding glycosyltransferase family 4 protein, producing MKKIVFDCERMKYASTGLYHFSLNLGSALMKKAIEGEEALTFFVPPNAIGAFGKDLSYLKQHSLQKLYLPSLKEFDIWHATYQSSDYVPRRNKKIKVVLSIHDLNFFYENKSEKKREKYLRHLQQNVDRSDAIICISDFCRQDVLQHCDTHGKPVHVIYNGTNSLKAPALTQLSYKPKKPFLFSLGSICRKKNFHVLLQLLTQNNGLELIIAGRPDDLDYLEYIRQSAQQLKVAEYLRILGPINEHEKSWYYSNCYAFAFPSIAEGFGLPVAEAMSVGKPVFLSDKTALPEIGRNMAFYFRDFSADHMQNVFLSGMEEYIRNDMHTAIREHGASFSWDKAAGEYMEVYRSLY from the coding sequence ATGAAGAAAATCGTATTTGATTGTGAACGCATGAAGTATGCCAGTACGGGTTTATATCATTTTTCGTTAAACCTGGGCAGTGCATTGATGAAGAAGGCTATCGAGGGAGAAGAGGCATTAACATTCTTTGTTCCTCCTAATGCTATAGGTGCGTTTGGAAAAGATCTATCCTATCTCAAGCAGCATTCGTTACAAAAGCTGTATCTCCCTTCTTTAAAGGAGTTTGACATATGGCATGCTACGTACCAGAGTTCGGATTACGTTCCGAGGCGGAATAAGAAGATAAAGGTGGTATTGAGCATTCATGATCTTAATTTTTTTTATGAAAACAAGTCTGAGAAAAAGAGAGAGAAGTATCTGCGGCATTTGCAGCAAAATGTAGATCGCAGTGATGCCATCATATGCATTTCTGATTTTTGCAGGCAGGATGTGTTACAACATTGTGATACCCATGGCAAGCCTGTTCATGTTATTTATAATGGCACCAATTCATTAAAGGCTCCTGCGTTGACGCAATTATCGTACAAGCCCAAGAAGCCTTTCCTGTTTTCACTTGGCAGCATTTGCAGGAAGAAAAACTTTCATGTGTTGTTACAGTTGCTGACCCAGAACAATGGCCTGGAGCTGATCATAGCCGGCCGGCCTGACGACCTGGATTATCTCGAGTACATTCGTCAATCGGCGCAGCAGCTTAAGGTAGCGGAGTATCTGCGGATCCTCGGTCCTATCAATGAGCATGAGAAGTCGTGGTATTACAGCAATTGTTATGCATTTGCCTTTCCTTCTATTGCCGAAGGTTTTGGGTTACCGGTAGCGGAGGCCATGTCTGTTGGCAAGCCTGTTTTTTTATCGGATAAAACGGCGTTACCTGAAATAGGAAGGAATATGGCATTCTATTTCCGTGATTTCAGTGCGGATCATATGCAGAATGTATTCCTGTCGGGGATGGAGGAATATATCAGGAACGACATGCATACGGCGATCAGGGAGCACGGTGCTTCGTTCAGTTGGGATAAGGCTGCCGGGGAATATATGGAAGTATATCGTTCTCTTTACTAA
- a CDS encoding Smr/MutS family protein has translation MKYQVGDDILVLHSNEEGKVIEIINDNMVLIEVRGVKFPAYMDQIDFPYFHRFTKKKVVEAPKPAPKQYADNIPKEKPTPNQIKVEDGVWLSFLPKFSYDEFDDEIVDYFKVYLVNKTDNAYKFSYRQQFANGTEGFGLDNEIHRFQDFYLHDVPFDDLSNNPAFIFEFSLVKPDKKKENYYETNVKLKGKQVFKRIEEMKEKNEPSISYQLFARYPEKKEDDRIEVSALAAKGYKVYDLSNIRQHLPQPRSVVDLHIEKLSNNWEQMSNLEILNIQLREFEKWYELAVAHHQATLIIIHGVGSGRLRDEIHDLLKVRKDVKTFINKYDARFGYGATEIFFQY, from the coding sequence ATGAAGTATCAGGTAGGCGACGATATATTAGTATTACACAGCAACGAAGAAGGTAAGGTCATTGAAATCATCAACGATAACATGGTGCTCATTGAGGTGCGGGGCGTGAAATTCCCCGCCTACATGGACCAGATCGATTTCCCGTATTTTCATAGGTTCACCAAAAAGAAAGTGGTCGAGGCGCCAAAGCCGGCCCCAAAACAATACGCCGATAACATTCCCAAAGAAAAACCTACTCCCAACCAGATCAAGGTGGAAGACGGTGTCTGGCTTTCATTCCTTCCTAAATTCTCTTACGACGAGTTCGACGATGAAATAGTGGACTATTTCAAAGTGTACCTGGTCAATAAAACCGATAACGCATACAAATTCAGCTATCGCCAGCAATTCGCGAACGGTACCGAAGGCTTCGGCCTCGATAACGAAATTCACCGTTTCCAGGACTTTTACCTGCACGACGTGCCTTTCGACGACCTGAGTAATAACCCCGCTTTCATCTTCGAGTTCTCCCTCGTCAAACCCGATAAGAAAAAGGAAAACTACTACGAAACCAACGTAAAACTCAAAGGCAAACAGGTCTTCAAACGCATCGAGGAAATGAAGGAGAAGAACGAACCATCTATTTCTTACCAGCTTTTTGCCCGCTACCCGGAGAAAAAAGAAGACGATAGGATAGAGGTAAGCGCTCTGGCGGCCAAAGGGTATAAAGTCTACGATCTCAGCAATATCCGTCAGCACCTGCCACAGCCCCGCTCTGTGGTCGACCTCCACATAGAAAAACTCTCGAACAATTGGGAGCAAATGAGTAACCTCGAGATCCTGAACATCCAGCTGAGGGAATTCGAAAAATGGTACGAACTGGCAGTGGCGCACCACCAGGCCACCCTCATCATTATCCACGGCGTTGGCTCCGGCCGCCTCCGCGATGAGATCCACGACCTCCTTAAAGTACGCAAAGACGTGAAAACTTTCATCAACAAATACGACGCCCGCTTCGGCTACGGCGCCACAGAAATATTCTTCCAGTACTAA
- a CDS encoding amino acid permease, translating into MSKSLFRKKSIDGILKDQQEGIGEHGAGLRKVLGVRDLTFMGIAAVVGAGIFSTIGGAAYHGGPGISLLFIITAVTCGFSALCYAEFASRVPISGSAYTYSYVTFGELIAWTIGWALILEYAIGNIVVAISWSGYFNNLLVHIFHIHLPDWLLIDPATAASAFHEAAKALATGKITDPELLKKYQFAITAWNEAPILAGKHVFFNLPAFIIVALITWIAYIGIKESKQSANYMVIFKIAVIIFVIISGAFFVDVNNWTPFLPNRFEGVLKGVSAVFYAYIGFDAISTTAEECKNPQRDMPRAMIYSLVICTALYILIALVLTGVENYSRFKDVNDPLAFVFAKRAPWIEKIISVSAVVATTSVLLVFQLGQPRIWMSMSRDGLLPKKFQQVHPKYHTPSFATIITGILVAVPSLFLQSGVVTDLTSIGTLFAFVLVSGGVLLLPPIEKQAGKFSLPYINGRYIVPVVFALFVYFFRYRIINAATHLTTENHQEILFLLFMLIALALSIITIVRSYSLIPILGVLFCLYLMIEIPTGSWFLFFAWMALGLLVYFLYGYKNSKLKPAAGRE; encoded by the coding sequence ATGAGTAAGTCTTTATTCCGCAAAAAAAGTATTGACGGTATTCTTAAAGACCAGCAGGAGGGGATCGGAGAACATGGTGCAGGACTTAGAAAAGTCCTCGGCGTACGCGACCTTACCTTTATGGGAATTGCAGCCGTCGTCGGCGCAGGTATCTTCTCTACCATCGGAGGCGCAGCTTATCACGGTGGCCCCGGTATCTCGCTCTTGTTCATCATCACAGCCGTAACCTGCGGATTCTCAGCCCTCTGTTATGCCGAATTTGCAAGCAGGGTACCCATCTCAGGTAGCGCATACACCTACTCCTATGTGACCTTCGGCGAACTTATCGCCTGGACCATCGGCTGGGCCCTCATCCTCGAATACGCTATCGGTAATATCGTAGTGGCCATCTCCTGGAGTGGTTACTTTAATAACCTGCTGGTGCATATCTTCCATATCCACCTGCCCGACTGGCTGCTGATCGATCCCGCAACAGCCGCTTCAGCATTCCACGAAGCTGCCAAAGCCCTCGCAACAGGTAAGATCACAGACCCCGAATTACTGAAGAAATACCAGTTCGCAATAACCGCCTGGAACGAAGCCCCCATACTCGCAGGAAAACATGTTTTCTTTAACCTGCCCGCTTTCATTATAGTGGCGCTTATCACCTGGATCGCCTACATAGGCATCAAAGAAAGTAAGCAGTCCGCCAATTATATGGTCATCTTTAAGATCGCAGTCATCATCTTCGTGATCATTTCCGGCGCCTTCTTCGTCGACGTGAACAACTGGACGCCATTCCTGCCCAATCGCTTCGAAGGTGTCCTCAAAGGTGTATCAGCCGTCTTCTACGCTTACATAGGTTTCGACGCCATCTCCACAACCGCCGAAGAATGTAAAAACCCCCAGCGCGATATGCCAAGGGCCATGATCTATTCCCTCGTCATCTGCACTGCCCTTTATATTCTTATCGCATTGGTGCTCACAGGAGTCGAAAATTATAGCCGCTTCAAAGATGTAAACGACCCGCTGGCGTTTGTCTTCGCCAAAAGAGCCCCCTGGATTGAAAAAATTATCTCGGTAAGCGCCGTCGTCGCCACAACTTCTGTACTGCTCGTCTTCCAGCTGGGACAGCCACGTATCTGGATGAGCATGAGCCGCGATGGCCTCCTGCCAAAAAAATTCCAGCAGGTACACCCTAAATACCACACGCCGTCTTTTGCAACCATCATAACAGGTATCCTGGTTGCCGTGCCTTCCCTGTTCCTGCAAAGCGGGGTGGTGACCGACCTTACCAGCATAGGCACACTTTTCGCCTTTGTCCTGGTTTCCGGGGGGGTATTATTGCTGCCACCCATTGAAAAACAAGCAGGTAAGTTTAGCCTGCCCTATATCAACGGCCGCTACATCGTGCCCGTAGTATTTGCATTGTTTGTCTACTTCTTCCGCTATAGGATCATCAACGCTGCTACGCACCTGACAACAGAAAACCATCAGGAGATCCTCTTCCTTTTGTTCATGCTCATAGCCCTGGCGCTTAGCATCATAACCATTGTAAGAAGTTACTCCCTCATTCCCATCCTCGGCGTCCTGTTTTGCCTCTATCTCATGATCGAGATCCCGACAGGCAGCTGGTTCCTCTTTTTCGCCTGGATGGCGCTGGGCCTCCTCGTTTATTTCCTCTACGGTTATAAAAACTCCAAACTAAAACCCGCAGCTGGCAGGGAATAG
- a CDS encoding polyprenyl synthetase family protein yields MHSFKELVEIFSEKFNASHFPAQPATLYEPGNYFLNIGGKRIRPAACLMGNELFGEIHPNAYDVATAIELFHNFTLMHDDIMDKATLRRGQPTVHTKYNESTALLTGDVMMIVAYEYLARLDKNFLPRILQLFNKTAREVCEGQQLDMDFEQRNNVSLTEYIRMIELKTSVLLAASLQTGAILGGASEGNCHHVYEFGRNLGIAFQVQDDYLDAFGDPEKFGKEPGGDIRQNKKTFLLLHALEVADTPRKEKLLRLMQENPAGKVQQVLSIFRECNVDEWARNLKQQYLNQAHHHLEAVAVTSKRKIHLAQLADFLVAREH; encoded by the coding sequence ATGCACTCATTTAAAGAACTGGTTGAAATTTTTTCTGAAAAATTCAACGCTTCACATTTTCCGGCACAACCGGCCACTTTATACGAGCCCGGTAACTATTTCCTTAATATTGGAGGTAAACGTATAAGACCCGCAGCCTGCCTCATGGGTAATGAACTCTTCGGAGAAATTCATCCCAACGCCTACGACGTAGCTACAGCTATAGAGCTGTTTCATAACTTCACCCTTATGCACGACGATATCATGGATAAGGCAACCCTCAGAAGGGGACAGCCTACCGTGCATACAAAATACAACGAAAGCACAGCGCTGCTTACAGGCGACGTTATGATGATCGTCGCCTACGAGTACCTCGCGCGCCTCGATAAAAACTTCCTGCCACGCATCCTCCAGCTCTTCAATAAAACCGCTAGAGAGGTCTGCGAAGGACAACAGCTCGACATGGACTTTGAACAGCGCAACAACGTGTCACTGACGGAATATATCAGGATGATCGAATTGAAAACATCCGTACTCCTCGCCGCCAGCTTGCAAACAGGCGCCATCCTCGGCGGCGCCAGCGAAGGTAATTGCCATCATGTTTACGAATTTGGTCGTAATCTCGGCATCGCCTTCCAGGTACAGGACGATTACCTCGACGCATTCGGCGATCCGGAAAAATTCGGCAAAGAACCCGGCGGCGATATCCGCCAGAATAAAAAGACTTTCCTCTTACTCCACGCCCTCGAAGTGGCCGACACTCCACGGAAGGAAAAACTGCTCCGCTTGATGCAGGAAAACCCCGCCGGTAAAGTACAGCAGGTTTTGTCTATCTTCAGGGAATGTAATGTCGACGAATGGGCACGTAACCTTAAACAACAATACCTTAACCAGGCACATCACCACCTCGAAGCGGTGGCGGTGACCTCAAAACGTAAAATTCACCTGGCTCAGCTGGCCGACTTCCTGGTAGCACGGGAACATTAA
- a CDS encoding ABC transporter ATP-binding protein: MKVYRRLLAYARPFSKFVVPFFIFTLIGVFFSVFQFALIIPLLNFLFDPVNTADAAKYATAPEFRVSSSFFKDYFYYLIYHFKTSNPIHALYFLAGMIVTSVIMANICRYLAQRCLISTRTLLVKRLREALFEKINHLHLGFFTKEHKGDIIARLNGDVYGIESAAASSLEVLFKEPYVMIGYFIALFAISAKLTLFTLIIIPVSAVAIAAVTKKLKKEASEVQASAGKLLTIIDETLLGMRIIRAFNATGFILKRFSQENDFYRQASLASFARRELAPSFSEAAGVMVVACILVYGGSLVLANNGGLQAGAFIAFIAIFSQVIRPAKAIVVALSNIQAGQASGERILEILDKPVEIEDSPNAVPLPAFTDKIELRDVYFGYGERLVLQHINLTIQKGKTVALVGPSGVGKSTIADLVPRFYEATGGEVLIDGKNVKEYTMESLRSHMSFVTQEIILFNDSIFNNIALGRPDAKMEDVIHAAKVANAHDFIMETENGYDTNIGDRGIRLSGGQRQRLSIARAVFKNPSILILDEATSALDTESEKSVQEALNNLMQGRTTLVIAHRLSTIKEADEIIIMQEGRIVERGSHDELIQSEESIYHRLTKLQKIA; encoded by the coding sequence ATGAAAGTTTATCGCCGGTTACTAGCATACGCACGTCCATTCAGCAAGTTCGTGGTCCCCTTCTTTATTTTTACATTGATAGGAGTTTTTTTTAGTGTTTTCCAGTTTGCCCTGATCATTCCCCTGCTCAACTTTCTTTTTGATCCCGTGAATACTGCTGATGCAGCTAAATATGCGACGGCTCCGGAGTTCAGGGTATCCTCCTCATTCTTTAAAGATTATTTTTATTATTTAATATATCATTTCAAGACAAGCAACCCGATACATGCTCTTTATTTTCTTGCCGGGATGATTGTAACATCTGTGATCATGGCCAACATATGCCGTTACCTGGCACAACGTTGCCTGATAAGCACGCGGACGTTACTGGTTAAGAGGTTACGTGAAGCATTGTTTGAAAAGATCAACCATCTTCATCTTGGTTTTTTCACCAAGGAGCATAAGGGTGATATCATAGCAAGATTGAACGGTGACGTATATGGTATAGAGAGCGCTGCTGCGAGCTCGCTCGAGGTGTTGTTCAAGGAGCCTTATGTTATGATAGGTTATTTTATTGCATTATTTGCGATTTCGGCGAAGCTGACCCTGTTCACACTTATCATTATACCCGTTTCGGCAGTGGCGATCGCTGCGGTGACCAAGAAGTTAAAGAAGGAAGCCAGTGAGGTGCAGGCATCTGCCGGCAAATTGCTGACGATCATAGATGAAACTTTGCTGGGCATGCGTATTATCAGGGCGTTCAACGCTACAGGTTTTATATTAAAGCGTTTCAGCCAGGAAAATGATTTTTACCGCCAGGCGAGTTTAGCTTCTTTTGCCAGAAGAGAGCTTGCTCCTTCGTTTTCGGAAGCTGCGGGCGTTATGGTTGTGGCGTGTATTCTCGTGTATGGCGGCAGCCTGGTACTTGCCAATAACGGCGGTTTACAAGCTGGTGCTTTCATTGCGTTCATTGCGATCTTTTCGCAGGTGATACGTCCGGCCAAAGCCATAGTAGTAGCGCTTTCGAACATACAAGCGGGGCAGGCATCGGGCGAGCGTATACTTGAGATACTTGACAAACCTGTTGAGATAGAAGACAGTCCGAATGCGGTACCGTTACCGGCTTTTACCGATAAGATAGAATTACGGGATGTTTATTTTGGTTATGGCGAAAGGCTGGTATTACAGCATATAAACCTTACGATACAAAAGGGTAAGACCGTGGCGCTGGTAGGGCCTTCGGGTGTAGGGAAATCGACTATCGCCGACCTGGTGCCCCGTTTTTATGAGGCTACGGGTGGAGAAGTGCTTATTGATGGAAAAAATGTGAAAGAGTATACGATGGAATCGTTGCGCAGTCATATGAGCTTTGTGACGCAGGAGATCATACTGTTCAATGACAGCATCTTCAACAATATTGCCCTGGGCCGTCCTGACGCCAAGATGGAAGATGTGATACATGCTGCCAAGGTTGCCAATGCGCATGACTTTATCATGGAGACAGAAAATGGTTATGATACCAATATCGGGGACAGGGGGATCCGTTTATCGGGTGGTCAGCGTCAGCGTTTGAGTATCGCGAGGGCTGTATTCAAGAACCCATCGATATTGATATTGGATGAGGCCACTTCGGCGCTCGATACGGAATCGGAAAAGTCGGTACAAGAAGCGTTGAACAATCTTATGCAAGGGCGTACTACGCTGGTGATCGCTCACCGTTTAAGTACTATCAAGGAAGCCGATGAAATCATTATTATGCAGGAAGGCCGTATTGTAGAGCGTGGCAGTCATGATGAGCTGATACAATCGGAGGAAAGTATTTATCACAGGCTTACCAAGTTGCAGAAGATTGCATAG